GATTACAGCAAAAATTAAAGTTTTTCTAGAACGAGTTTTGGGGAATTATTGATTTATGGCATCTCAAAGCAAACTTCACGGCATTGAATTAATTGATTGTGCTAAAGCTAATGCTAAAGAGGGAATTGAAACAGCAACAAAGCTTTGTGGTTATGGACAAGATATCAATACTTTCCAGGAAGAACTAAAACAAGCTTGTCATGATATTGGGGTGGAAATTAACGAATTGAGTGACTTAATTACTACTCAACAAACAATGAGACGAGAAGGTGGTTTTGATATTGCACCTGAGAGTCCAACTGAGTTGTAAAAAGTAGTAATGCCTGCAATAAAGTTAAATCCATTTGGGGGGTTGCTAAACTTATGATAAGTAATAAGTTGAGTTCAAGGTAGTTTATAATTTGATGAATTAACTAATTTACCAATATTTTATAATCAGCATTATTAAAATATTGCATATTTTAATAATGCTGAGCAATCACAATAAGAAAATAAATATAAAAGTAGCTCCGAGCCAGGGAAAAATAGAGTAAGGTTAATACAGTATCAAAGGAATTTTAAATAACATGGAAAGTGTAGATTGGCAGAATGTTATAGCAGGCGGATTGGCGATCGCCATTTTAATCGGCGGAATGTTGATGATGTTCACTAATATTTGGACTACCAAGGACAAGTTGTAAAACTTTGCCGTTAGTGTAGTATGGCAGAAATGTCTCCAGTTAAACATAACTAAAAAAGTTTTGAATTAGCCTTCTGCCTGTTGGAACAAATTTTGAAACATTCAATCAAGAGTCATTATAAATGCTTCATTTTCATCAACTTTGCGAATTTTCTCGGTTCAACTGTGTGGCGATTTGTGCGTTTCTCGTACCCGCTAACTTACTTGCAACTTTACAAACAATGATTTTAGTAGGGTTAAATCGTCCCTTGGTGCAGTTAGTCCCTGCAATTACAATGGCAATAATGCTAGCTATATTAATGATTCTGCACGTCTTTACATGGTTTATGATTGGGGTAGTCATGCTCCCAACATACATTTTGCTGAGCTTAGGTAGCCTCTGCTTGACCATTAACTTATGGGCTGTCTTGAATCGGACCAATATGAGACAATTATTAAGAGAAGTGTGGTTGTTGGCTTCTCGCGTTTTGGTTGGGTGACAAACATCACTCAACAGGAGAGATCGAATCAGCTTAATCTGCACAATCTCATCACTCATTTCAGATTGGATTGTCACAATTTTTGCCAGTTTTCATCACCTTGTCAGTTAATTTAATAGCCGATATTAATATGTATTCTGTTCAGGTGATTCCGATGGGTGTATTATTCAAACTGGTAGGTGGATTGGCTCTGATTATTGGCCTACAACTAATTAATATCTATGTTGTAAATGCAGCAAGTGTAGATATTAATAATTTAATTGAAACAATGGACTATGAGCCACCAAATGAAGGTGGCCCCGATAGCAGTCAAGGTTCTGGAACTCGATGATACGTTGAAAAACTAACTGCTAGAGTTCAGTTGCCAAATTTTCAATAATCCATTGACACTACCAGCAGCTAAAGTTTGGCCATTTTGACTTAAGGCCATTGAAACGATCGCCTGTGTAGGTTCAAAAGTCAAGGTAGTTAACTGTTTGCCAGTAGCTAAATCCCAGATAATAATAGAACCATCAACACTGGCGCTAAATAGAGTTTTGCCATCAGGACTAAAGCAAACAGAACTAACACCTCCTGAGTGACCAATAAAAGTAAAAAGTCGATCGCGCGTGCTCAAATCCCACAACTTGATAGTGCGATCGCTACTAGCACTAGCTAACATTGGTTGCGTAGGATGAAAAGCAATTCCAGAAATGACACCCAAATCTCCAGCTAAACTGTGCAACAATTGTCCAGTATTCCAATGCCAAAGTTTGATAATCCCATCGCCGCCACCACTAGCAAGAATTTCGCCTTCTGGACTAAATGCGATCGAACTCACCACACCAGAATGTTTAGTAAAACTTTTAATTTCTTTGGCAGTTTCTACATCCCACAACTTAATAGTGCCATCATAACTACCACTCGCTAAAGTCCTCCCATTAGAACTAATAGCAATTGCTCTTACCGATCCACTATGTTCTTTACAAATTTCTACTAATGCACCTGTTTCAATTTCCCAAAGTTTAATATTTTGTTCCGCACCACCCTGCGCTAATAAATTATAATCATGACTAAAAGCTAAAGCATAAACAGCACCAGCATTTTGAGAAACTACTCGCATTAATTCCCCAGTTTGATAATTCCAAACTTTGATGCTGTGGTCAAAACTACCACTAGCAATCTTCCCTACATCCGCCGCAAAAACGATCGCAGATACCCAATCAGAATGAGCAAGAAAAGTACAAACACAATTCCATTGTGGTGGTGCAATAGGAGAAGTCAACGTTTGAATTGTCGGAGTAATTTCAGTTTGTTGCAGATGAGAATTTGGTGATTGCAAATTAGCAAAAGGTAATTTAGCTTGCTGATAAAGAACAGTTTCAGGGGTTTTCTGAATATTGGAAGATTCTATTCCCACAGATTTCTGAATTTCTTGTACTTGTCTTTTGAGGTCGTCTAGCTTACTCATTAACCACGACTCAATTTGAGCATATTCGTTAAGTTTTTGTTTGTGGTTTTCTACTTTGCTTCCCCGCAATTGTAAGTCTCTAATTTGTAGTTTTAAATCTTCTATTTGACCAATTAACCATTGTTCTGGAGGTACAGAAATATCTCCAATTTTATCAGAAAACTGTTGTATACTTTGCTCTAAATTATCGACTCGTGGTGCTAAAGAAGTGCTATTGAGATACTGCACCACACTACTTAAGGAATCTTGTAAATTGCTGTATTGATCCTTAATTTCTTCGATATCTTGATAAATCGGATTGATTTTAGCACCCAGTAAAGAAGCAATGAACTCTTGCATTCTTGCTGTTTGCTTGGCAATACCTAAATAACTTGCTTCTCCCCCAGAAGCTAAAGTTCTTGTCACAGCTTGTAAAGTTTGGATATCTGCTGCGAGTTGCCGATACAAGCGTGTTATGGCAAAGTTGGTACTGTTCCTACTTAGCAACTCAAAGCGGCGACGGTTGACTAAGTTGAGTAACACTGAAGCAGACAGAGGTACTGCTAAATAAACAATTTTGCCGCTGATGATAGCTACCACCGCTCCGGCGATCGTACCTACGACGGCGGCATATTCTATCATTTCTAGCCGATTAGAGTTGTTCGACATTTAACACTTTTGACACTTGCTGCCTTTTGCATGATAACAGTCTTGGCTACCAAGAAATGTCATTTCGACACAGTTTCTCATATTCGCCAAAAATCGTGGGAAATTAAATTAACTGGAAATATTCTGCGGGAGTCATAACATAATAGCGAAGTTATTAAGCAAACATGGCTCTTGCACCATTTCAGGTAAAGGCATAGACTGTTAATAAAATTATCTGTAAAAATCCATTTTTGTAAACTAGGAAACAAAACAATTTAAGATTTGCTTTACTTAATTGAAGAAGTCAGAAAAAATCCGCATAAATAAATTTTTAGGAGCAATAATGATGACTACAGAAGCACAAATTCCTCCCGAATCTGCGATCGTCGAAGTTGGTACAGAAACAACTGATTTAGTTAAAAAAGAAATGCCTGATGCTAGTGATGATGTAATTAAAGAAACAGTAGCATTATTTGAAGCGCTTAAAAAGCGTGCGGAACAAGAATGGCAGACTGCTAGCGAATTAATTCAAGAAAGCTATCTGAATGCAGTTTCTCAAGCAAAAACCGTTATAGACAAAAACCAAACAGAAGCGAAAGAACGCATCGAACAAGCAGGTCAGTTAGTGCAAAAAGAAGCTGATAAAAACTGGCAAACCTTTGAAGCAATTAGAAATAAGGCAATAGAAATGACTAAAGAGTGGGGGGAACTTAGTCGGGAGAAATATTTAGAATCTGTACGAAAAGCTAAAGAATCAGTTGAACAAAATAAGCTGATTGAAAAAGAACGAGTTGAACAAACTGTGCAAGATTTGCAACAACAAACAGATAAAAACTGGCAAGGATTCGTTAGCGAAATCGAGTCTCTGGGAACTCAACTGACAGATGCGGCGAAAAAAGCTTGGAATGATTTGATTGCTTCGATTCCCAAGGATTAGGGAATGGGGAGATGGGGAAGTAGGGAGGTGGGGAGGTGGGAAGAGTTGAAGAGGTAGTTAAATATTTTCCCAATCTCCCCATCCCCCCATCTCCCGATCTCTCCTGTCCCAGTCACCCCCGCAATAGGGCATAATGGTGAAGTTTTCCAATTTTTAGTGTTTGAATTTTACATCAACAGGTATGCGAACTCATTATTGCGGCCAACTACGAAGTTATCATGTGGGAGAAACTGTCACTCTTTATGGATGGGTGGATCGTCGCCGCGATCACGGGGGTGTGATATTTTTAGATTTGCGCGATCGATCTGGGATTGTGCAGATTGTTTGCGATCCAGTACGCACTCCGAATTCATATCAAGATGCAGAGAAGATGCGGAATGAATATGTGGTAAAAATAACTGGTCGAGTCACGCCACGTCCAGCAGATTCTTTGAATCCACGTATTCCAACTGGTGAGGTGGAAGTTTACGCCGACGAACTGGAGTTACTCAATCAAGTATACAAGCAATTGCCTTTCCAAGTTTCTACGGCGGACGAGGAAGCAGTCAGAGAAGACTTGCGATTGAAATATCGCTATTTGGATTTGCGACGCGATCGCATGACTGCTAATTTACAACTTCGGCATCAAGTTGTCAAAGCAATTCGTCGTCATTTAGAAGATGAAAAGGGTTTTATTGAAATTGAAACCCCCATTTTGACTCGTTCGACTCCCGAAGGTGCGAGAGATTATTTAGTACCGAGTCGTGTTAACCCTGGAGAATGGTATGCTTTACCTCAATCTCCTCAGTTATTTAAACAGTTGTTGATGGTTTCGGGGTTCGATCGATACTATCAAATTGCGCGTTGTTTCCGCGATGAAGATTTAC
This genomic interval from Phormidium ambiguum IAM M-71 contains the following:
- a CDS encoding WD40 repeat domain-containing protein; protein product: MSNNSNRLEMIEYAAVVGTIAGAVVAIISGKIVYLAVPLSASVLLNLVNRRRFELLSRNSTNFAITRLYRQLAADIQTLQAVTRTLASGGEASYLGIAKQTARMQEFIASLLGAKINPIYQDIEEIKDQYSNLQDSLSSVVQYLNSTSLAPRVDNLEQSIQQFSDKIGDISVPPEQWLIGQIEDLKLQIRDLQLRGSKVENHKQKLNEYAQIESWLMSKLDDLKRQVQEIQKSVGIESSNIQKTPETVLYQQAKLPFANLQSPNSHLQQTEITPTIQTLTSPIAPPQWNCVCTFLAHSDWVSAIVFAADVGKIASGSFDHSIKVWNYQTGELMRVVSQNAGAVYALAFSHDYNLLAQGGAEQNIKLWEIETGALVEICKEHSGSVRAIAISSNGRTLASGSYDGTIKLWDVETAKEIKSFTKHSGVVSSIAFSPEGEILASGGGDGIIKLWHWNTGQLLHSLAGDLGVISGIAFHPTQPMLASASSDRTIKLWDLSTRDRLFTFIGHSGGVSSVCFSPDGKTLFSASVDGSIIIWDLATGKQLTTLTFEPTQAIVSMALSQNGQTLAAGSVNGLLKIWQLNSSS